A stretch of DNA from Ciona intestinalis chromosome 8, KH, whole genome shotgun sequence:
TTTCAAATCCATTCCAGATCCAATGCTTAAGTTCCCTGTAGTTGCCAAGGACACCAGTCTTCTCCTTGTTGGTGGCGCGGTTACTATAAATAAGAACACACACACAACTTCTTTAAACTCGAATGCACTGAATAAAAGAACGACAAGAATTGTCTCCACCATCTGAACAGCATTAAAAGTGGTTATAACTTTGACAGTGAACGCGTAAATGCGTTATAAACATGTAAGAGAGAGTTCTGAACCATACCATTACCTAACACATACTTCAGCATTGCTCTACACATACCAGTAGTAGCCTTCATTTAAAGTAGCATTGCGATATAACTGCTGTATACTTGTAGAGTTCATCGCATCTATACAACTTTACCTTGAACTTGGGAAGCCTTTCTTGATAAAGGGACCATCGAGCTAGATCTCTGACGTTGTGCATTTGTATTTGATCCCGATGTATCGTTGGATCCCACGCTCCCAGATGCTCCTGGGGGAGACGTTAAACCTCCGATCTTATCAGCCAAGGATAAGCTGCCTCTGTTGAATAGAAGGACACGTCAGAACACTCTTGACTTTGTCAGATTAAGATCATTTGTTGGGgaaattcattttttgtatgCGATTTTGAGAAACGACCTCTTAGCTGCTGATGTGCCACTTGTATTTATTAACGCTGATCGCAATTCCCAATTTGGCAAGTTGTTCAACACGAAACTTTAAGATTACATCTACGAACCTGGAGTTTTGTCTTCTTAATCTACCGTACGGCGTCGGGCCAGCGTTCTGCTCTTGAAATTGATCATGGTAAGGACCTGGCAACGACGAACCGCTGCCTGATGTTGTCAGGACGCtcatatttatttgaaaatactATGAGCAACACAATCTACATTGATAAACAGAATCAACCACTTAGCTCCAGTAATAATCTCAACCTTACAATTGAGCGTTGTTGCTTTAGCAAACTCTATAAAGTGCTACACTACTGCGCTGCCTTGCCTATttagtgtttatttttctttggtgCGCTCACAAAACAGCAGCCTATATCTTGGCCAGGTGCACCGGTTGAAGAAGACGTAGTCCGCGCTCAGCGCGTCTGCTAATAAAGCTCTTACGTCCGACGTGCTTCgttttcatttcatttcaCAATAGGTAAAATCAACAGTGAACTGCCTGACAGACTGGGCCCTGTGTCGTTCGGGAGGTCGATATACTGATGTGTTGTGTACTTAGCATTTCGCGAAGGGCCGTCGTGTTTCGTTGGAAATGGATTTATATTGTTCGCTATAAGGGCTCGTGGTGATTGGTTTCCCAATAACAaaatctttcatttttttcataaaaaaagtgttttgtgttaaattgCTCTTATTGATTTTGATTCCGATTTCATGAAACTTGAGATATCTAAATCAAAGAAATTGTGCAATAACACATCAAGGCGCGGTTTCATTACACAAAGATATACATCTTCTGTCAACGTCGAATTCTCATAACTGATCAAACGCAGCAGCCGAATTGAATTGAAAAGCTAATAAAAAGTATCGCTCCTTTCCGTGTTTTGTATAATGTCGCCATTTGTTAACAATACATTCCTTTTGTGGTAGCCAAGTGTGTTACCATTTTGTGCGAAGTGGTGTAtcagttaaatttgtttaccgTACCATATcgactatatatatagatagtagggtggggggagggacaccttcagcacataatatccaaattttctgattgtgatttaaacaattaacaacggtctataggagtcgtgagggtatggttttataattctttgaatgtttacaactaaattgtacgagaaaatagaataaaaaggcgtcccatctccccccacactactatactttgaacgaaaagacaggatagcctattagcgacaaaacaaccgtttcttacagttaaaacatattcacATTTAATGGAGAGCAAATAAACAGGTTTACCTGGTCTGTGACCATATGGAGGCCAAGCTGTGTAGAGATTAGATTGAGAAACTCCGTAATATACAAAGCTTCCCCAGAAATCAGAAAACATGTTCGCAACCATTATATCTTCATTTGTAGCATATATATAACCCCTTTAACAAGAAACAAAATCTTACGAATTTATTTggagaataaaatatatagtgaaAATGAGTTAAGTAGTGAAAATCAGATAAGGACAAAATGAATATAGTGAAAATCAGATAAGGACAAAATGAAGAAACTGGACCTACATTGTTCTATGGACGTATGGTAGCTCTGCACCATGGATAGGTGAATTTGGAGGGTAACTATTCGAATATAGGTAGACAGAGTTTGGTATGTTCGTCGTCGCAGCACCAAAGCTGTTGTAACAGAAGGCATGTGGTTTCATTTCACGTTTCATTCAACTACAAAACTTTGCATGTCTAGAAAAATACTTGTAGTCAAACGGTTTAGTTGAAAAGTTGaggttaaaatacaatttttatctTTGCCATTGTAATATTCCAGCTTGTGTTGCCAATACAGACACCTTAAAAGTCAATACAGACAACTTGGATTCATCACTTTCTGTTTCCTTAACCGAAAATTTGTCCTGCCAATCAGTCTGCTAACTCAATCATTACAATGAAGAAAACGCTAAAATTTGACAAGTATTTAAAGTTCAAAAGCCGGAGTTGCAACTGCTATTTTAGAGCTATAGATAAACGTAGTTTGCGCACAGTCATGTTGATATAATTCCCACTCGTTTGGTTAACTTTTGCCTCTCTATCTTTAACAAATCTGTCCCTTTAGATTTTAGAATCAGCTTTATACTTGGCCACGTTCTGTACCGTTATAAATTCTATTTTGAGTCGTTCTTCATGTAGTATTCTTATATGGGCGTCTTGCTATTTGGCGATTTTACGCTATAGACCAGGATAGGCATTGCTGCTTTTAAAATCTGTTACAAGTTTGATACGCTATGTTGAATTATGTAGTAAGTTACACAACCACCAAACGCAaataaacttttgtaaaactgAGGGTAAAGTTTTTAGTGTAATACAGATAATAATATTCACTatctaatatatttttttgcctaataaacaaaatttaaagtgCAGTAATTAAATATCATTATCTAGGTTTCAATtacgaaacatttttttgtatacgCTCTAATTGTTTCAGATacagttgtttaaatgttGGTAAAAACTGTCAAAAACAGCATTAACATGTACAGCAGCAAAGGATTGGTGGATTTATAACATGTAGCGCCGCTGGTTGTTTCTATTATCCCTATATCGTTGCTGGTTGTCATCTCAACTGTAGCATCAGTTGTAAGATTAATGTAGATTCCTAACGAGTCCCAGAAATCGCATATTTCGCTTTTGTGTCCGGTCAATACAGTTGTGTTTGGGACTTTGATTCGTAAAAGCTGCAAAACGAAAtgaagtatatagtagggtgggggaagatgggacacctcttcattctattctctcgtccaatttggtgggaagcatataaaatttaaagaattatgaaaccttaTCCCTACAACTCCAATATACCGATGctaagtatataaaacacgatcaggatgtttagaaatcatgtgccaaaggtgtcccatctttccccaccctactgtatataagtTACTGTATGCAACAAAAATGCAGCACAAAAAATCCAACCTCATCTGCTGTACTGGCATAGGCGGGCCAAGTAGCGAACGTGTTAGACTGCGGAACTCCATTGTGGGCGAAGTTTCCCCAGTAATCAGAGAACATATTCATGATAATATTATCGTCTGCAGTTGGGGTGGGTCTATAACacaaaatgttataacaagtgtataatacaatattaaacTGTCACCTTTTGTATTTGCaattacacaaaaatattttacccaaaaaTCACCGTACAGCAAAGTTTACTTACAGGGTCCTGAAAACGTAAGCAAGCTCAACGGCATGTGTTGATGCATTGGGAGGGTAAGCATTTGAATAGAAATACACCGAAGCGGGAAGGTCGGTCGTTTTGTGCGCCAATCTAATTCAACATAGTGGAAATTACAGTGTAAAAACTTTGTGTCAATATTCTTCTTCGTTTAAATTACCTGGCAATTGCCCGAGTTGGGCACACGAAAATACCATCTCCCCCCGAATCATAAGTTAGTTTCGCGTAATTAAACTCAGCTTCGTTGCTCGCTTGCTTGGAATATTCCTCTACTATTAAAGGGGCGACTTGGGAACCAAAGTTAGCAATTGTGGAGTTctgcaattttaaaaagtggGGCAATGTagctaatatttttttgctggtAGTAGTATAGTTACCACAAACTCTTCTCTGCTGACATGCGTTTCCGGCTGATACGTCTGCGAGTATCCTTCTTCAGTGTTAGCACCGACGATAATGGCTTTCTTGTTCCAGTTACCAGATTGAATTAGTTTTAACGGCTGGTCTTGAATAAGTACTTTGTCAACATAAGGACGAAATGGCTCGATGCCTCCCAAACTAGTTTCACGTTGTATGACAAAGTTAGAAACAGCTGGATAAGCGGACAAGATGATACTTGCATCTTTTTCTCTGTGGAAAGTGTGAAAAAGTCTATGCTGCTATAACATATAGAGGCAACTGTATACGTAACGTTAAAGGTTGGGGTTAAACGGTGTATAGCTATAAATAAGTCAACATATATAATAAGAGGGAGAacacgggacacctttagcacataatatataagtaTCGTGGattcgtgatcgtgttttaaacaaacaacaactaaTGGTCTATGGTCGTGGGGTggtttataagtttttaaatgctctttgtttattacaaaatgggtcgagaaaattgATAGAAatggtgtaccatcttcccccaccctaccatacaacAACGCGTTCAGTTTCATACTCACAATAAACATTGAATTTCCTGCGTTCCAGTGCAATTAATGGTTTGGAGCAAAAACCTGGTCAACTCGTTTGCTTCagtatttgtgtaaaattgataataagCGGGACTGCTTTGTATTATTGCTCTGTGGAAGAGCGATTCACTTGTTGGCGACACAAGATGGAAAACTACAGACTGTGCCCCAGCGCTTTCTCCAAATATTGTGACCTGGAATAAAGGAAATATAAAGCATTGTTTTCAAacactcatttttttatgaatgaatgaatggatgtaacttgtttaattcCCCTCAGGTTGCGGGGCAACAGCCAACGTtgtatgttctgtttcacacaccttgtaccagctgacgagttaccacgtatatgtacTTTGTAAGTATAATGTGGTTATTATACAGCATAATATACCTTGTCCTTGTCTCCACCGAAGTTAGCAATATTATCCTTGACCCACGTCAAAGCTAGTTGTTGATCTCGTATTCCTTGGTTACCTTCCAAAACCACATCACCCTCGTTTAATGAGAGAAATCCAAAAGCCCCTTAAAAACAGCAGATTCATTAATCATTAACACTACAGCATTTATTACGCGAATCGCATTGAAAAAATCCGTGTCAAAGAAAATCtggaaatattttgtgctggAGCGGAAGAAATGGATATCTTCTTAAACATCTTTATTTACATACTTACTAAGTGAGTAGTTCGCCAATACTACCATAGTATAACAGTGGTAATATTTAAGCTATAGAACGGTAAAAAGGATATTTCTTTAAACATCTACTTCCATACTTACCAAGTCGATAGTTCGCCGACACTACCACAGTATTGGTTCTGTTGCAGAGTGCTTTGCCGTCGTATACGGGGTCACCGATAGCTCCAAACATGAACGCTCCTCCGTATATCCATACCATGACCGGGAGACGGTCTTCGGGTGTAATAGCCGTGTCAAGGTTTAAAGTTGAGGGAACAAACACGTTAAGTACAAGGCAGTCTTCGGTGTACTGTGGGAAAGTCAGTTTAGTTTAAGCTTGATTTAATACAGAACATGTTACGAAAAGTAACAGGCATAAATCAAAACCAACCAATcgtatatataataatgaaaatataaactgtggtatcgtcagtctcttatttaattACAGAAGAACATGCTTACGTATAGACCGTTGCTCTGAGGACACTGGATGTACTTATATCCCGACACATCTAACGATCCTTGGTGCGAAACCGGCAAGGGTGACTTGAACCTTTTATAACATACGGCAACGTGTTGTTATacatttgtgtaaaaaaataatatcatataaggaaaaaaattaaacaaaacatgaaaacagttacacaaaatataatataattaagtTACCTTAAACTCCCAATAGGTGGTTGGGCAAAGGGGACTGCATAAAACGCATGCGCTTCTGCTGTACTTGTTCCATTTAGCAATCCACTAGTTGTGTTCACAACAGGAACTGCAAAGACTTCAAAAACTGACACTTTAAGTAGCAAAATGCACATGCAAGGTAAGACCTTCATTACGCTTCACTGCAACTGAAAACACGTCTAGTCAAAATGGTTGATCTATGGAGCATAACGTTCGAGCTATACCAgcatatatataggctacaaCAATAGGTTTATTGCGCGTCTCTAACAAACATTCATAATTCGATTTTGTCTTGAACTGTTTGCTTTACGGGTAAGTCTACTAAACTCGGCATTAAAAAGGAACTTCCAAGAAGGTTTAACGAGGAACAAAAACCCAAAGTTGTACAGCGCAAAGTAAAATTCCTTCGTCAGAAGTAGCGTAAAATAGATTTGTGCGCTCGggcataaaattataatacttTACCCTTGCCTACCTGGTTATTTAGCAAGAGGATAAAAATATGGCATTCCAGCTTTTGCTTCTAAAATACCAACTTGGAATTGTGAAACCTTTTGTCATTGTGTTTACTAAGCGTCCAAACCTGAATAGACTCTATTATACGCCTGGGGTTAACCTATTGACCGAAAATAAGAGTAAGGCCATTTATAACCTACTGACACGCATGGATTGAACACCCACGTGTTATAAAGTCTGTCGTGGTTAACCCACGCCAGAATCAAGTAAAAACTACATTAGTTCATTCAGCACGCGGCGTATTGCAACCtggtgtttatattttttgaacagtATAGCCCTGTAAACTTTGAGTTGACCTATACGTAAATATCAtgtgtattaattaaaaaagagcATGTTTCTTTGTGTAATATAGTATGTGGGGGTAGATGAGATATATTTAGCAcaaattatcaaaatatcctgaccgtgttttaaaaaattaacaacggtccatggtagttgtgaggatatagttttataattccttaaatgttctttgtttaccaccaaatcgaatgaaaaaatagaataaaaaggtgtcccatcttccccaacctactgtacattaaacaatatttctttaatttactATGTACGATAAACATTCATTTGAAACTGCAAAAGTGTCAATTTACAACTGCTTATctaatcaaaaataaaagatgACATTTCCTAATCATTTAACAACTAATAGAATATCGTGAAAAGTAGAAGACATGTGAAAAGCATTGCTAGAGGTTTGCGTTGTACATATACACCGTTGGTCGTTACTATTATCCCTATATCGTTGCTGGTTGTCATCTCAACAGTAGCATCAGTTGTAAGATTAATGTAGATTCCCAACGAGTCCCAGAAATCgcatatattgtttttaaatccgGTCAGTACAGTTGTGTTTGGGACTTTGATTCGTAAAAGCTGCAAAGCAAAATTGAGCATAAAAATTACTGTATACTACTGTTtagggtaagataggacattaaacaaataacaacgattttaaaagtcgcgaggatacagttatacaattctgtaagtattcattgtttactaccacatgggacggtgtaccattttaccccaaaataCTATAATATAGTTCTTTGGGGttaaatgggacacatttagcacatgataATCCAATAtcttgattatgttttaaacaattagcaacggtctctATGGGATtcgtaaggatacgattttgaaattctttgattgttttctgtttactaccaaatggagcgagaaaatgggatgaaagggtgtcccatctttcccaccctgaTATATACATACAACAAAACTCCAATACAAAATCCAACCTCATCTGCTGTACTGGCATAGGCGGGCCAAGTAGCGAACGTGTTAGACTGCGGAACTTCATTGTGGGCGAAGCTTCCCCAGTAATCAGAGAACATATTCATAATGATATTATCGTCTGCAGTTTCGTTGAACCTAATGAATGAATAgaactcatttatcctcgtatgttGGGGCGACGCCATGCATTatatcacgggtgttctgttgcatactTACACTGTCCTGAAAACGTAAGGAATCTCGACTGCATGTGTTGATGCATTGGGAGGGTAAGCATTTGAATAAAGAAACACTGAATTCGGAATGTTGGTCGTTTCGTACGCCAATCTAAAACgcaaaataatatagtaggttgtgGAGAAATAagacattttttctttgtattttctcgtccctatttggttgtaaacaataccatttaaagaattataaaaccctatccttAATACGTCTTCCATAAAccattgttgattgtttaaaatatgatcaggatattggaaTAGCATTCATATACAAAAACTGTCCCGCCTTcttccactctactatacaaataataattttcataCTTCGTAGTGCTTTGTGCCGATTTAATTAAGTACCTTGCAAGTGTTCTGGTTGGACATACAAATAGACCATCTCCTGTCATATCCTCTATTAGCTTAATGTAATCATAATCATCGCTTACGTTGGCCACTAGTTTAGAGTATTCCCTTATTAACGACGGGGCTAATATCGGGCCAAAGAAATAGGTTGTTGTGgcctgtaaattaaaaaaagtgtgttttattaatgtttttcctCACAACAAGTAATCACCTTAAACAGTTCGAAATCATGGAATTGTTGGAAACTTTCTGATTGTCCTTCCTCTGTGTTTGAACCAATAATAATTGCTTTCTTGTTCCAGTTACCAGTTTCTAATAGTTTTAACGGCTGGTCTGGGATAAGCACTTCATCAATATAAGGTCGAAAGGTCTCAGTGGCTCCAACACCGTATTTTCGTTGCCCGACAAAGTTAACCACCGCTGGATAAGCGGCCACGATGTCGTCAACATCTTTTTCTCTGAAGTAAAACATATGAAACTCCTATGCTTTGTTTAATAGAAGGCAAACCGCAGGCCAGAGAAAATGGCCGTAAGGGCATAAACATCTCGTTCGAACAACATCACATACTCACAATAAACATTGAATTCCCTGCGTTCCAGTGCAATTAATGGTTTGGAGCAAAAACCTGGTCAACTCGTTTGCTTCagtatttgtgtaaaattgataataagCGGGACTGCTTTGTATTATTGCTCTGTGGAAGAGCGATTCACTCGTTGGCGACACAAGATGCAAAACTACAGACTGTGCCCCAGCGCTTTCTCCGAATATTGTGAcctaaaatatagaaaatataaagcaaTTTTACAACCACGCGAATTTAATACCTTGTTCTTGTCTCCACCGAAGTTAGCAATATTATCCTTGACCCACGTCAAAGCTAGTTGTTGATCTCGTATACCTTGGTTACCTTCCAAAACCACATCACCCTCGTTTAATGAGAGAAATCCAAAAGCTCCTGTTTACCAAAATGcacaaattgtaaaaaatgaaaactaaaaaaatgaaaaactattttaacttCAAATTTGAGACGAAATCTGTTATTAAATTTCGGTCACTACCGTGAAAAGGAATCGCCTGTATAATATTAACGGCATACGCACTCTTACCTAATCGGTAGTTCACTGTAACGATCACTGTATTAGTTCTGTTGCAGAGTGGTTCTCcatgata
This window harbors:
- the LOC100176294 gene encoding cholinesterase 1-like, which gives rise to MKVLPCMCILLLKVSVFEVFAVPVVNTTSGLLNGTSTAEAHAFYAVPFAQPPIGSLRFKSPLPVSHQGSLDVSGYKYIQCPQSNGLYYTEDCLVLNVFVPSTLNLDTAITPEDRLPVMVWIYGGAFMFGAIGDPVYDGKALCNRTNTVVVSANYRLGAFGFLSLNEGDVVLEGNQGIRDQQLALTWVKDNIANFGGDKDKVTIFGESAGAQSVVFHLVSPTSESLFHRAIIQSSPAYYQFYTNTEANELTRFLLQTINCTGTQEIQCLLEKDASIILSAYPAVSNFVIQRETSLGGIEPFRPYVDKVLIQDQPLKLIQSGNWNKKAIIVGANTEEGYSQTYQPETHVSREEFVNSTIANFGSQVAPLIVEEYSKQASNEAEFNYAKLTYDSGGDGIFVCPTRAIARLAHKTTDLPASVYFYSNAYPPNASTHAVELAYVFRTLPTPTADDNIIMNMFSDYWGNFAHNGVPQSNTFATWPAYASTADELLRIKVPNTTVLTGHKSEICDFWDSLGIYINLTTDATVEMTTSNDIGIIETTSGATCYKSTNPLLLYMLMLFLTVFTNI
- the LOC104265954 gene encoding acetylcholinesterase-like, producing the protein MKPVISFAAVLMIKLSFYRAFAVIPVVNRQPTGTLVNTTSGLLNGTSTAEAHAFYAVPFAQPPIGSLRFRSPLPVPYLGLIDASEYKLVQCPQINRGNYTEDCLVLNVFVPSTLNLDTAIAPEDGLPVMVWIHGGAFMTGSSTILFYHGEPLCNRTNTVIVTVNYRLGAFGFLSLNEGDVVLEGNQGIRDQQLALTWVKDNIANFGGDKNKVTIFGESAGAQSVVLHLVSPTSESLFHRAIIQSSPAYYQFYTNTEANELTRFLLQTINCTGTQGIQCLLEKDVDDIVAAYPAVVNFVGQRKYGVGATETFRPYIDEVLIPDQPLKLLETGNWNKKAIIIGSNTEEGQSESFQQFHDFELFKATTTYFFGPILAPSLIREYSKLVANVSDDYDYIKLIEDMTGDGLFVCPTRTLARLAYETTNIPNSVFLYSNAYPPNASTHAVEIPYVFRTVFNETADDNIIMNMFSDYWGSFAHNEVPQSNTFATWPAYASTADELLRIKVPNTTVLTGFKNNICDFWDSLGIYINLTTDATVEMTTSNDIGIIVTTNGVYVQRKPLAMLFTCLLLFTIFY